One Malus sylvestris chromosome 14, drMalSylv7.2, whole genome shotgun sequence DNA segment encodes these proteins:
- the LOC126600864 gene encoding probable carboxylesterase 15: MGSLPHIVEDCMGVLQIFSDGSIKRCSLTDINVNIPVIDDGSVAFKDIIFDTKHKLSLRLYKPKSANLNSKLPVVFYFHGGGFCVGSHVWPNFHNCCIRLSSGLQSLVVAPDYRLAPENKLPAAIDDAVSAVEWLQKEALGESTNDAWIGGTADLDRVFVLGDSSGGNMAHHLAVRLGMGSVKAAPVRVRGYVLLAPFFGGVERTRSEEGPCEALLSLEILDRFWRLSMPTEETRDNPMVNPFGPNSPNLEKVALDPILVVVGGNELLKDRVESYWKKLKDLGKKIEYVEFEGQEHGVLTNDPYSEVSNEALQVIKRFMTENCN, translated from the exons atgggtTCCCTCCCTCACATAGTAGAAGATTGCATGGGAGTTCTCCAAATCTTTAGCGACGGTTCGATCAAACGCTGCTCCTTAACGGACATAAACGTCAACATTCCTGTCATTGACGACGGCTCCGTGGCCTTCAAAGACATAATTTTCGacacaaaacataaactttccCTCCGTTTATACAAACCCAAATCAGCAAACCTCAATTCCAAGCTCCCCGTGGTCTTCTACTTCCACGGTGGCGGCTTCTGCGTTGGCTCGCACGTGTGGCCAAATTTCCACAACTGCTGCATCCGCCTATCTTCCGGGCTCCAGTCACTTGTCGTGGCCCCGGACTACAGGCTCGCTCCAGAGAATAAACTTCCGGCTGCGATTGATGATGCAGTGAGTGCAGTGGAGTGGCTGCAAAAGGAGGCATTGGGTGAGAGCACGAATGATGCATGGATTGGTGGTACGGCTGACTTGGATCGGGTTTTTGTATTGGGTGACTCTTCAGGTGGGAATATGGCCCACCACCTGGCGGTTCGGCTTGGGATGGGGTCTGTCAAGGCGGCTCCGGTTAGGGTACGGGGGTATGTGCTCCTAGCGCCATTTTTTGGTGGGGTGGAGAGGACAAGGTCAGAGGAAGGTCCTTGTGAGGCGCTTCTAAGTTTGGAAATACTTGACAG ATTTTGGAGGCTTTCAATGCCAACAGAAGAAACCAGAGACAATCCAATGGTCAACCCGTTTGGACCGAACAGTCCAAACCTTGAGAAGGTGGCCCTTGATCCCATCTTGGTTGTCGTGGGTGGCAATGAATTGTTGAAAGATAGGGTGGAGAGTTACTGGAAAAAGTTAAAAGATTTGGGAAAGAAAATTGAGTATGTCGAATTTGAAGGACAGGAACATGGGGTTTTAACGAATGATccatactcagaagtctcaaatgaagctttgcaagttaTTAAAAGATTTATGACTGAAAACTGCAACTGA